From Lujinxingia vulgaris:
TGCAGTCGCTCTGCGCCGAGGGGCCGCTCGCCCACACCTTATGCGCCCGAGACACCCCCGGGGCCTTCGGCCCCGGCTCGGCCTTCGACACGCTCATCGCCCTCAACGCCCGCGCCCTCTTCATCGGCCTCGATCTTCAGCACTCACCGCTTTTGCACATCGCCGAGGCCCGCGCCCGCGTGCCCTACCTCGACCTGCGCGAGATCGAGGGCCCCTGCATCGACCAGGGCTTAAGCATGGAGCGGCGCTTTCTCTTTCAGCAGCGCCGCCTACCCCAATCCATCACCCTCTCCACCATCACCCTCTCCCAGACCCTGCACGCCCGGGGCCACCTGCACGTGGTGCCCTTCGGCCGCACACGCGTCACGCTGGTCGACGCCGCGCGCCTGGTCGACACCGCCACCGAACTTCTGCTGGCCGACCCACACGCCCTCCTTCGCTCCCGACCACCGCCGGCCCCCGGTCCCACACCGCCGCCGGCGCCCCCCTGACATCGATGCAAATCCGAGACTTCGACTCACCTGACGCCTCGACGACAAGGACGTGATCATGAACCTGCGACACCCATCCCAGACCCCACCCCTGCGCTGGGGCCATAAGACGCCCGACCTGGAGCGCCGCATCGCCGAGCTTCTCACCTGGGTGCGCCCGGCCGGCCAACCCTACGACGACGCCCTGCTCCAGGGCGCCGACATCGACAAGACCCTCTCCCGCTGGATGCTCCGCGACAACTCCGAGATCACCCTCCAGCGCGCCCGCCTGCTCATGCTCGACGACCGCATCGCCGGCGGCTACATCGCGCTGAGCGGCACCGAGCTGCGCACCGCCCGCCAGGCCGACCTCCTCGATGTCGCTCGTCATATGGGCGAGGGCAGCTACGCCATGCTCCGCGAGCGCGTCGAGCGCCTGCGCGAGCTCTTTGCCCCCCTCGAAGACAACGACTTCGTCATCACTCGCCTCGGCCTGCACCCCGACCACCGCGGCCGCGGCCTCTGCCACGCCCTCATCGAAGACTACCTGCGCCGCGGCCGCCAGGGCGGCTTCCGCCGCGCCCGCGTCGACGTCCCCGAAACCCACCGCGCCGGCCTCGACCTCTGCCGCGCCTACGGCTTCGACACCGCCTACCGGGGTAAATCCAACGACGGTAAGCTGAAGTATTTGACGATGGTGCGGGATCTTAATGACCACTAACCCTTTGAATTCATTGAGCAATTCGATAGACCCGCTTTAGTAGATGTGAATCCCGGTGTCTTCGTTGTGGACGGTGGGTGTCGTCAATTTGATGACTGTTTTAACGTTGATTACGATCACAAAGAAACCGCCAGCCGAAGTTGGGCTGGCGGTTTTTTTCAACTTCCCACCATCCTTCTCAACACCAACTCATTGGATGATGTGGCGCGGCAATGTATTGCGCGAGTACATGCTCGAAGTTTGAAGGGATCAGGAAATCGAATCGCTCGCACACGAACATACTCACCAACCCTGTCGCTGAGATCGACCTGAATCGGGAAAGATATAACCTTTGCATTCTCGCTCACCTCTTCAAAACTTTGACCTTCAGGCATCTCAACCATCCCCGACAGACTGTCATAAAACTCGCCATCGATAAAAACTGCAACATACTCTTTACGCGCCGGAACACCCTCATTCAATGCCATCATTTGAAGATTCAACTCAACGACATCGTCGTTGACGTCAAACGTCTCACTAAACACGGAAACATCTTTCCACGCTTCGTCCAACGGTTCACTAACATTCTCTTCCGGAGGCAATAAAAGCGTGGAGTTTCCGGTGCGAAGCGTTTGAAAATGAGACTCGTAAGACAGTGTTGTCGTTTCCACAGAATAATCGACACTTCTGCACCCCGTCGCCCCGCGATGCACAATAACGGGGGTGTCAAAACGAACCTTCCGATTAAGAAACGACCACCGCTCATTCGGCTCATAACGAATCAACTCGATGACCCGAACATCCTGTGTTCCTATAGTTTCGAAGGAAGAGGGTGGAATATAGATCGACTGAACCCGAGGCTGCTCATTCTCGAGTGTGAAGTCGTGGATCAACTTCAGCTCACGCTCCACATCCACATCCTCAAATGATGAGTAGTCGTCCGAACTTTCAATCTCCCTCAGAGCAAAAGGAACGGGTCTAAAATTTACCAGCACATAAAGATCATACGTCCGAACCTGACCAGGAAAGCCAAAAAGCGTCGCGCTAAAATCAAATATCGCGGGCTCATGCTCTTCGATCCAATGTTCTGAAGGCACATAGGTTGAATGCATATAATCCCGCCCCGTCAACGCAGTGGAGCTTCCTGCGGCAAACCCACTCCACTGCCAGAAGTCTCGGGTAGCGTAAACATCTTCATGGCCCTCAAACTCTTCGGGCTTTTTAAAGTTCGCGACGGCATTTGCAAGCTCATTTCCGTTGCACACCCTGGAATCCGGGGGCGTTGTAAAATAACCATTATAGGGCTCCAGATCGACACATGCAGCCCCCCCAAAAATCAAACCGGTAAAGATTATTATTCGCATCATCATGAACGTTCTCCTAGACGCTAGTGAAGCTCCACGTATAGCTCAGCGTGCCGATCCACACAAAGATCATGCCCCCCATACGAAGCAGTGTTGACGTATAGACCTGGCCGACCAAACCTCCCCGCAGCGCCATTTCCCCCTTGCACCACACCCGATCCCATATTTACATGGTCCGGAGCCACTTCCCATCACCCGAGCCTCCGGTCTGCCATGCGCGCACTCTGCCCGACTGCCCCTATCGCCCTGCTCACGCTGACCCTTGCCGGTGCGCTTGGCGCCTGCCAGAGCGCGCCGCAACCCACGGATGACGCGCCGGCCGAGGCGTCCGGCGAGGCCGCGCTGAGCGCCGACGCCGAAGCGGGCGCGGCGGAGACCGACGGAGAGGCAAAAGAGCCCAGCCGCATCCTGCATCGGGCGATGAGCGCGGCGGAGGCCGAGATCAACGCCTGTTACCGTCAGGCGCTCGCGCAGAACGCGGAGGTCGCGGGCATGGTGCAGTTTGCCTGGCAGCTCGACGCCAACAACTCGCCAGTGGGGCTTCAGACCCACGCCGACACTCTGGGCGACGCCGCGTTGAGTCAGTGCGTGGCGGAGGCCCTTTACCCGCATCTTGTGGAGGATGGCGCGCGTGGGGCGTCGAGCCGCGAGGTGATCTTGAGCTACTCCTTCTTGCGCGAGCATGGCGCGCGCGAGGTGCAGCTGGTGCTCGGGAGCGGCGCGCAGGCTCAGGCCCAGCGCGAGGCGCTGCCCCCGGAGGCCCGCGAGGAGGGGCGCTGCAACAACGAGCATATCTATGATGTGCTCTATGAGGCGTACGACACGATCAACGGCTGCTACGAACAGGCCCTCTCCCAGAAGCGCGGGCTCGTGGGCGCGGCGCTCGCCCAGTTCATCATCTTCCCCGACGGCTCGACCTCGCATATCAAGGTCGCCAGCACCATCGACGATGAGAACACCAACCGCTGCATCACCGAGACGCTCAGCGCCACGACCTTCGACGCGCCCGAGGGCGGCGTGTGCACCGTCAACTACCCGATCGAGCTCTCGCTGCGCTCTCACCCGCACTTTATGTTCACGGCGCCGGCGCCCTGATCGTC
This genomic window contains:
- a CDS encoding AAC(3) family N-acetyltransferase; the encoded protein is MHTLTLNHLRHALSALGLGPAELLLLHVDLLAAGHLRDCPLHELPSRYYAALRQLTGTRATFVTASYSPSFAAGTPFDRQLTPTAAPFNEYLRRLPRAHRSSHALQSLCAEGPLAHTLCARDTPGAFGPGSAFDTLIALNARALFIGLDLQHSPLLHIAEARARVPYLDLREIEGPCIDQGLSMERRFLFQQRRLPQSITLSTITLSQTLHARGHLHVVPFGRTRVTLVDAARLVDTATELLLADPHALLRSRPPPAPGPTPPPAPP
- a CDS encoding GNAT family N-acetyltransferase; translated protein: MNLRHPSQTPPLRWGHKTPDLERRIAELLTWVRPAGQPYDDALLQGADIDKTLSRWMLRDNSEITLQRARLLMLDDRIAGGYIALSGTELRTARQADLLDVARHMGEGSYAMLRERVERLRELFAPLEDNDFVITRLGLHPDHRGRGLCHALIEDYLRRGRQGGFRRARVDVPETHRAGLDLCRAYGFDTAYRGKSNDGKLKYLTMVRDLNDH
- a CDS encoding AgmX/PglI C-terminal domain-containing protein, encoding MRALCPTAPIALLTLTLAGALGACQSAPQPTDDAPAEASGEAALSADAEAGAAETDGEAKEPSRILHRAMSAAEAEINACYRQALAQNAEVAGMVQFAWQLDANNSPVGLQTHADTLGDAALSQCVAEALYPHLVEDGARGASSREVILSYSFLREHGAREVQLVLGSGAQAQAQREALPPEAREEGRCNNEHIYDVLYEAYDTINGCYEQALSQKRGLVGAALAQFIIFPDGSTSHIKVASTIDDENTNRCITETLSATTFDAPEGGVCTVNYPIELSLRSHPHFMFTAPAP